One window from the genome of Cricetulus griseus strain 17A/GY chromosome 2, alternate assembly CriGri-PICRH-1.0, whole genome shotgun sequence encodes:
- the Abitram gene encoding protein Abitram, translating into MEELGYPEAGLTGPEVAVATEPAAPSLVDRYFTRWYKADVKGKPSEDHCILQHSNRICVITLAGSHPVLQSGKTIKSISYQISTNCSRLQNKVSGKFKRGAQFLTELAPLCKIHCSDGEEYTISSCVRGRLMEVNENILHQPSLLQEKPSTEGYIAVVLPKFEESKSITEGLLTQQQYEEVIVKRNNPTATS; encoded by the exons ATGGAAGAGCTCGGGTACCCAGAGGCGGGGTTGACGGGGCCAGAGGTAGCCGTGGCTACCGAGCCCGCGGCGCCCTCCCTTGTGGATCGATACTTCACTCGCTGGTATAAAGCGG ATGTCAAAGGAAAACCCAGTGAGGACCACTGTATACTACAACACTCCAACCG AATATGTGTCATCACGCTGGCAGGATCTCACCCCGTTCTTCAAAGTGGCAAAACTATTAAAAGTATTTCCTATCAGATCAGTACCAACTGTAGCAGACTTCAGAACAAAGTATCTGGGAAATTTAAGCGG GGGGCACAGTTTTTAACAGAACTCGCACCTCTGTGTAAGATTCACTGCTCTGATGGAGAAGAATATACCATATCTAG ctgtgTTAGAGGTCGATTGATGGAAGTGAATGAAAATATTCTTCATCAGCCGTCTCTTCTTCAAGAAAAG CCCTCCACTGAAGGCTACATTGCAGTTGTATTGCCCAAATTTGAAGAAAGTAAAAGCATAACAGAAGGGTTACTAACACAGCAACAGTATGAAGAAGTcatagtaaaaagaaataatc